Proteins encoded together in one Perognathus longimembris pacificus isolate PPM17 chromosome 8, ASM2315922v1, whole genome shotgun sequence window:
- the Lipt1 gene encoding lipoyltransferase 1, mitochondrial gives MSVAHRGLLGACGLRVELRPTRASAVLSRKKKKNKTANVTGSHSMLIPFSVKNGFQLLCNHKVPAAGFKNTAKNGLILQSISTDVYQNLAVEDWIHDHINLDGKPILFLWRNSPSVVIGRHQNPWQECNLNQMREEGIKLARRKSGGGTVYHDMGNINLTFFTTKNKYDRMKNLKLIVQALNSVQPQLDVQATKRFDLILDGQFKISGTASKIGRTSAYHHCTLLCGTDGASLTSFLKSPYQGIKSNATVSIPAVVKNLLEKDPTLTCEVLMNAVAEKYAAYHQIDSHINLINPTDETLFPGLKSKATELQTWEWIYGRTPKFSVNTSFNVLYEQSHVEIKVFIDIKNGRIEICNIEAPDHWLPLEVCDTLCSSFIGSKFCPIETTFMTNVLLKTYPEDYELHSKWNILCEKIKGIM, from the exons ATGAGTGTGGCCCACAGGGGACTACTAGGTGCGTGCGGCCTGCGGGTGGAGCTGAGGCCGACGCGTGCTTCTGCCGTACTATcccgcaaaaagaaaaaaaacaaaacagcaaacgtGACCGGAAGCCACAG CATGCTGATCCCATTTTCAGTGAAGAATGGCTTCCAGTTACTTTGTAACCACAAGGTCCCAGCAGCTGGCTTTAAAAACACAGCAAAAAATGGGCTCATTTTACAGTCAATCTCCACTGATGTTTATCAAAACCTGGCTGTAGAAGACTGGATCCATGATCATATCAATCTAGATGGCAAGCCTATTCTTTTCCTCTGGAGAAATTCTCCCTCTGTTGTAATTGGTAGGCATCAGAATCCTTGGCAGGAATGTAACCTGAATCAGATGAGAGAAGAAGGTATAAAACTGGCTCGGAGAAAAAGCGGAGGAGGAACAGTCTACCATGATATGGGTAATATCAATTTGACCTTCTttacaactaaaaataaatatgatagaATGAAGAATCTGAAATTAATTGTGCAGGCTCTGAATTCTGTCCAACCCCAGCTGGATGTGCAGGCTACAAAAAGATTTGATCTTATACTTGATGGACAGtttaaaatctcaggaacagcttCTAAGATTGGCCGGACTTCTGCTTATCACCATTGTACCTTACTGTGTGGTACTGACGGGGCCTCTTTGACTTCCTTCCTAAAGAGTCCTTACCAAGGGATCAAGAGCAATGCTACTGTTAGCATTCCTGCTGTAGTGAAAAATCTTTTGGAAAAAGATCCCACACTAACGTGTGAAGTACTGATGAATGCTGTTGCTGAAAAGTATGCTGCTTATCATCAAATTGATAGTCATATTAACCTAATAAACCCAACAGATGAAACACTGTTTCCTGGACTAAAGAGCAAAGCCACGGAACTACAAACTTGGGAGTGGATATATGGAAGAACTCCAAAGTTTAGTGTAAACACTTCTTTTAATGTATTATATGAACAGTCACATGTGGAAATTAAAGTATTCATAGACATAAAGAATGGAAGAATTGAAATATGCAACATTGAAGCACCAGATCATTGGTTGCCACTGGAAGTATGTGATACATTATGTTCAAGTTTTATTGGCAGCAAGTTTTGCCCAATAGAAACTACTTTCATGACAAATGTGCTACTTAAAACATATCCAGAAGACTATGAACTACACAGTAAATGGAATATCCTCTGTGAAAAAATCAAAGGAATAATGTAA
- the C8H2orf15 gene encoding uncharacterized protein C2orf15 homolog codes for MGFWLSKSASQISAIQMNSKVDGHLMSVTEQSRLEPVTRLFQNTNKIRLEDRNQENFTRIEGTGTKCFSEKALTPVIYVKESDGIEMTDVE; via the coding sequence ATGGGATTTTGGCTTAGTAAATCTGCTAGTCAGATATCTGCTATACAAATGAATTCAAAAGTGGATGGTCATTTAATGAGTGTGACTGAGCAAAGCAGGCTGGAACCAGTGACTCGGTTATTTCAAAACACCAATAAAATAAGATTAGAAGACAGAAACCAAGAAAACTTCACAAGAATTGAAGGGACTGGCACCAAATGTTTTTCAGAGAAAGCTTTGACTCCAGTAATATATGTTAAAGAAAGTGATGGAATCGAAATGACTGATGTggaatga